gttagaggttgacttagtgggagcaaaaatacaattctcatcaccattgataaggataactaggataggactccCAGtttttataccttgccaagagttttattagctattgatttattgatccctacaatttatttctcttgttcaaacctttttcaaaaacccaaaaatactgctttccataaccaataataaaacacacctccctgcaattccttgagaagacaacccgaggtttgaatacttcggtctataaaatttattaggtttattacttgtgacaaccaaacgtttgtacgaaaggattttctgttgggttagaagctatacttacaacgcgattatatttgtgaatttctttaccgataggaaatccgatcgtcataggtccacatatatcgccTTGAATCCTTTTTAGGAATTCAGGAGACTCAAACCCAATATTTACTGGTGATgaccttaaaattaacttcccttgagaacatacagcacaacaaaattcactagatttaagaatcttctagttctttagtgaatgtctatgagagttttcaataattctccgcatcatggttgttcccggatgacccaatcggtcgtgccaagttatgaatttatttgggctagtaaacttctggtttacaatggcgtgtgattcaattgcactaatattggtataatacaacccatatgaaagtgagggtaacttttctaatataacatttttatttaaatcatgagttgtgatacataagtactcatgattttcctAATTCATTGTTttaatatgatatccatttcggcgaatatctttgaaactcaataAGTTCCTCAaagacttggtagataatagtgcattatttattacgaattttgttcctctgggaaacaaaattatagctatTCCGGAGCCTTTTATtacattgcctgagccaataatagtattaacatattcttcttttggcacaaaatgagtaaaatatatatcacttttgataATGGTGTgagaacttgcactatccgcaaggcatacatcttcattatatgtcctttccattctcttcaaagacaaataataataataataaaatgagtaaaagtatatgcacagtaaaattatattcttaattgaaattatttttctaaaaagtaCTGTAGATAGCatcatatactaaaaatttttgttattattatcttggcacatttaataattttgaaattcataaatataaatattttatcaaacattatTCATATATATCACACTTGAAATTCAAATGCATAAAACTTAAGAAGaagtttcttacattatttattcacgtgaatacttaacaaacacacatattaaactattccatcattgatcaaatggcCAATATTTCTTTCAGGatcctaaaaaaattagatacatcataatgggtggtaaaatttttaacatcatttaaaacaaaatttgtttcttttttttgtcgtcttttttcaaaaatgcttgataaagatcgactaggtgtCTTGGAATACGACAGGTACGTGATCAATAgtcctttccaccacaacggtaATATTTATCttcaattgatttattttgcccattgtttctttctttatcccactcctggtgagatcctttcttgtgaacataattccttttccttccataattttttttgttaccaaaaTCTTACCATTTACATCTTCTGAGGTTATGATTTGTCGCATTTGCTTCAGGAAATGGAGCGGCACCAGTTGGGCACACTTCATGATTTATTAAAaacaactcattgttgcgttcaacaacaagaaggcaagaaattagctcagaatattttttttaaatcctttttctcgatactgctgctgcaggagcacattcgagacatggaaggtcgagaaaatttttcttttaacatatcgggtttgaggaagtatcaccgttcttttatgattgtacctttcttcaaggtctttccacatATCTACAAGATCTTTTAATGTGCAATATTCATTTTCAATCatacgtcaagatgacgacgaaggaaaatcatggctttgtctttatccttttgggatgtattattttcagccttaatggtatctacaaattcattgaatcaagatggattttagcatttagtatccatgataaataattgttttcagatatatcaagaacattaaattcaagatgagaaaatttcgacataataaaaatttgttagcTGAATTCTTCCTAAAATTTGATTAGTCTCGTATTGATAACATATTatgaaataactaaataaataaataaggagaaggtaataaatataaaataaaaaatataaaaaaaagaaaaaaaaatgtattagcaatataaaattttttttattaattctcaGATCATgttctatttatatatatataaaatattatttttcaacctttatttaatgctacttttataaaaataaacatccaCATATTTTATTCTTATCGCAACACAATTAAACATGAGATCTATGATCTATCCAACACTTCGTTTCACGGTCaaagaatattaattaaaagcAGCCGTAACCCATCAATTTGAGAAAGAATTGAGATCCGAATCCAACATTTCTTTACGCATTCATACAATTTTTCAGTTTCATTAAGGACATAAGGTCACAAGCATTATAACAACGTTAAGGTTTACCTTTTAAGTCTAACCattttaattagtaatttagattctttacattttaaattttattttaaaaaataaaatataatttattattatttattttatagattgTGAAaccaagagaaaaaaataaaaaatattcaatattaaAATCTCATTTTATTgtctcaaataaaaatttatttgaacaaTACTAGAAGgcaataatttttgtgattgatagccaacaaataattattaataatgattTAATGATATGAGATTAATGTGAGATTTTATCCAATGACTCACATTTCTCTGCTGATTACGTGCTggtcaaaattcaacaaaattacTGGCCCTagacttttttaatttatttaaaatttaaaagatcaaatAAAGAGCCAAAATAGTGTAATTACCGATTAAGTCAAAACCAGTGTACTCTCCGTCCCAGTtgaattaatcaattaattaaacaaaCCAAAAGATGTAAAGAACAAATTTTTACAGGTCCAAAATTCTCTACCATCCTAAGGTTTTCTGTGCTGCCTAAAACCATCCATTAATTAAGATTTACATGTTCCACCTTTCCGGCGAGACTACCCCCAAAACCTCGCCACACCGGAAAAACCCTTACATGGCCTGCAACGACTCCGGCCGCCATAAAATATCCGTCGTATCAGCATAATCAAACAACCCGTCTATCATTACGTAACCGTTTTCGCTGTCATCGTAGTCCACCAACCCACCATTACCAAACCCAAATGCTTCGTATCCCCTGAAATCATCTTCAATCCCTAGAAATCCGGTTAGGTCCAATCCGTCCGGACCAACCCGACCCGATTCTTCGATTTCAGGCTTAACCTCCTCGTTCGGTGTTACCGTCGGCGGCAGCCCTAGTTCGTCATCCGATGCCTCCAAGAGATATCCCAAGTTCGGAATGAAATCCCCGAATTCGGGAACCGGGTTCGAATCTTGACCCGGTGCGAGTATTTCTTCCTCGAAGCTCTTGATGACGGAGTCAAGGCCTTGGAAGGTTGAGTCACGCTCCGCCACATTGTCCATATCGTCAAGAATGTTGAGGATTTCACCGTGGAGCTCCTCAACCACCGAGTTCTCTGATTCGATCCGGACGAGTTCCCATCCTCCCGATTCCTCGCACGAC
The genomic region above belongs to Arachis duranensis cultivar V14167 chromosome 3, aradu.V14167.gnm2.J7QH, whole genome shotgun sequence and contains:
- the LOC107478727 gene encoding uncharacterized protein LOC107478727; this translates as MEECNNKKRVRDDSDTESPESKIPRVDSPVSQLTRVNSAESCEESGGWELVRIESENSVVEELHGEILNILDDMDNVAERDSTFQGLDSVIKSFEEEILAPGQDSNPVPEFGDFIPNLGYLLEASDDELGLPPTVTPNEEVKPEIEESGRVGPDGLDLTGFLGIEDDFRGYEAFGFGNGGLVDYDDSENGYVMIDGLFDYADTTDILWRPESLQAM